The following are encoded together in the Streptomyces rapamycinicus NRRL 5491 genome:
- a CDS encoding FmdB family zinc ribbon protein — protein sequence MAIYELVCETGHRFEVIQSFTAPLPNCPDCGTATRKIPSSFALGGTAAVPPPPERMPQTWKGTYRGDRDYVTAMRRTAESRQKLEERYPELAGDRRPIVAHEGRYEAAPLRAGDPLPAPSGGAGHGHGHTHGHGHGHSHQHGHSHTHGQGHEPKPAKPSEPS from the coding sequence ATGGCCATCTATGAACTCGTCTGCGAGACCGGGCACCGCTTCGAGGTGATCCAGTCGTTCACGGCCCCGCTGCCGAACTGCCCGGACTGCGGGACCGCGACCCGCAAGATCCCCAGCAGCTTCGCCCTCGGTGGCACCGCCGCGGTGCCACCGCCGCCGGAGCGGATGCCGCAGACCTGGAAAGGGACCTACCGCGGCGACCGCGACTACGTCACCGCCATGCGGCGCACCGCCGAGTCCCGGCAGAAGCTGGAGGAGAGGTACCCCGAACTCGCGGGCGACCGGCGGCCGATCGTCGCCCACGAGGGCAGATACGAGGCGGCCCCGCTCCGCGCCGGGGACCCGTTGCCCGCGCCGTCCGGGGGAGCCGGACATGGCCACGGACACACGCACGGACACGGGCACGGGCACTCACACCAGCACGGGCACTCTCACACGCACGGGCAGGGGCACGAGCCGAAGCCGGCGAAGCCGTCGG